The window AAAACAGTCATGTAAGCCGCGATAAGATTTTCGTAACTTCTAAATTACCTGGTCGTCATCACAAGTACCAAGAAGCTTTAGAACAAATCCAAGAGTCACTTTATTCTGCTAACCTTGACTACTACGATTTATATTTAATCCACTGGCCAAATCCAAAGGAAAATCATTATCTTGAAGCTTGGCAAGCTATGATTGACGCTCAACGATTTGGCTTAATTCGCTCAGTAGGAGTTTCTAATTTTGAGCCAGAACATATTGAATACTTATATCGTGAAACCGGCGTTATGCCTGCTGTTAACCAAGTCGAACTCCATCCTTACTGGTCAAGCAAAAAAGTTCGTGAGTATGATAATCAACACCATATTATTACTGAAGCCTGGAGTCCGCTTCAGCGTGGTGGTGAAGCCTTTCAAGAAAAAGAAATTATTGAATTAGCACAAAAATACCACAAGTCTCCTGCTCAAATAATCTTACGCTGGGAAACTCAAATCAATGTTGTGCCAATTCCAAAAGCTAGTTCCTACGAACACCAACTAAGCAATTTAGATATTTTTGACTTCAAGCTAGCTCCTGAAGAAGTTCAAAGCTTAATTAATTTAGACAAGGAATCTGCACGTCGTTTTGATCCAAATGAACATGAAGAATTCTAAAGAAAGTAGGTACAATCTTCATGCAAGCAATTTTAAATAAGCGAGTTTCAAAAATTGCCTTATTTTATGATCTCGTTTTTGTCTACATGATCTCTAAAACAACTGAGATACTTCACCATCTTGAGCATGGCCTTGTTTCTCCTACATCTTTTGCACTATTTGCATTGATTGTTATTATCTTTATTAATTCATGGATGGTTCAAACTGTCTTTACTAATCGCTATGGTATAGGTAGCTGGGCAGATATTGCTTTTTATTTCATTGACATGATGATTCTGCTTTACATGTCTAATTCATTTGACACAAACAATCTAACTGAAATGAAAATCTTATTTATTTCTGCTGGCTTACTTTCTCTTACTTTAGCAAGTCACTACTTAATTAATTATTTTCAAACCAAAAGTGAAATTGATCAAAATATTTCCCGGGCATTTTTTCTAATTTTGATTTTTAGATCAATTGCTTTAATCATTGGCGGACTATTAGATAATATTCCCGGCTTTGTTTTAGCAGTTATTGGAATTATTTTTAGTTGGTTAATGCCTATTTTAACCACAAAATATACTATTAAACATCCTATTATTTTTCCTCACTTACTTGAAAGATTAAATCTTTTAGTAATTATTATCTTTGGTGAAACAATTATTGGAATTGCCGATTATTTTCGGCCTAATACTTTTTCGCTTTATTCAATTCTAATCTTTTTAACGGTTGCTATCTTGTTTTTCACCTATGCATTGCAATTTGATAAATTTACTGATGAAGATCAAGATGACGTTACGGGAAATGCTTTAATTTATTTGCATTATTTAATAATCTTTGGAATCAGTCTAATTACTGTCAGCATTAAATTTATTCACGAAACAGATGCTAATTCTTGGTTTGCTGTCTTATGTTTATATTGCGGGATTAGTTTATTTTATTTAGGACTACTATTTGCAACACGCTATAATAAACCTCAATTCAAATTAAGAAAGTCTACTATTTTGGTTTTTCTAATTACGACTTTGATCGGAGCAATTTCTTGCCTTATTTGGTCTAGCTTTGAAGTAATTACAATTCTAACTTTTATAATCGTAGCAATTAATATCTGCTGGTTAGTCCATCTCAATCTTCCCCACATTAAAAAAGGAATCCTACTATAGGATTCCCTTTTTGGTATCTAAATTTTTAACTACGCGCCCAATTATCAAGTACATTTAGGAAAAAGCTTTCTGACCAAGTTCTAATATTTTGTCCTTGTTTTTTCAAGGCTCTTGCCTTATTTAATTCGGTGACATCTGTTCTGAAGAAATCGTGATCGCCAACTAAGACATAATCAGTATCTAGCCCCACTTCTTCTTGAATAAAGCCGCCTAGATTTTTTACCACGTTAGTTAATTCATACTCATCTAGATCTAAATCACCAGCAATTACCACTTTTTTATGAATAAAAGGACTGTGAAAGGCTTGTGTTTGCTTAACAATATCGGGCCACTCACTGGTTAAATCTAAGGTTTTAACTGCTTCTTGCGCTCTAAGCATATGTTCCTGCTTAAATAGTTTATGAAATTCATCAAAAACCTTTTTAGTATCTAAACAATCATCTAAGCCACGGTGCTCTTGATTCTCTGCAATATTCATTCGATGCATGCAATCCAGTAAGCGATTATGTCGCTCTTGTGGATAAAAGCTACGCGCCAAACGGTAAACATCTACATAGTCATTGTTTAAAACTGTTAAATGATACTTTTCAGCTAAATCATAAACAAAATTCAAATCAAAATTTACGTTATAGCCAACAATTGGATCACTGCCAATAAATTCACGATACTTTTTAATTGCTTCTTGAACTGGTAATCCTTTTTCTTCAATAGCTGCTTCATCAATTCCATTTAATTTAGTAATAAAAGTAGGTACCTTATTACTATCAGGAAACTTCACTAATTCTGAAAAAGTTGCTACTACTTCCCCATGACGCACTTTTAAACCGCCCATTTCGGTAATTCGATCACGATATGGACTAAGACCAGTAGTTTCAACATCAATTAAGGTGTAATTTTCTGGAAAACCAGGCTTTTCAATTCCCTTTTGGCGGATTTTATCTTGAGCAGCTGGAATTCGTAGCACACCTTGAATAACTGAAATGCTCATTTTTTAACCTTCATTTTTAGAAATTTTTTCAACCACTTCAGGAAGTGCCATCCCTAAACCGGCACTTCTTTTTTGAATATCATCAGGTAAATCATCCTGACTTAAATCAGCTGCAATATAATGCCAATCTTTAAACTGTTCTACTAATTTTATCATTGGATCAAGCAATTGTGGACTGGTTGGATCAACCCCTAATTCTAAAACCACAACTTTCTTAGTTTGATTTCTAGTTAAAAAC of the Lactobacillus gasseri ATCC 33323 = JCM 1131 genome contains:
- a CDS encoding low temperature requirement protein A; translated protein: MQAILNKRVSKIALFYDLVFVYMISKTTEILHHLEHGLVSPTSFALFALIVIIFINSWMVQTVFTNRYGIGSWADIAFYFIDMMILLYMSNSFDTNNLTEMKILFISAGLLSLTLASHYLINYFQTKSEIDQNISRAFFLILIFRSIALIIGGLLDNIPGFVLAVIGIIFSWLMPILTTKYTIKHPIIFPHLLERLNLLVIIIFGETIIGIADYFRPNTFSLYSILIFLTVAILFFTYALQFDKFTDEDQDDVTGNALIYLHYLIIFGISLITVSIKFIHETDANSWFAVLCLYCGISLFYLGLLFATRYNKPQFKLRKSTILVFLITTLIGAISCLIWSSFEVITILTFIIVAINICWLVHLNLPHIKKGILL
- a CDS encoding exonuclease domain-containing protein, with the translated sequence MSISVIQGVLRIPAAQDKIRQKGIEKPGFPENYTLIDVETTGLSPYRDRITEMGGLKVRHGEVVATFSELVKFPDSNKVPTFITKLNGIDEAAIEEKGLPVQEAIKKYREFIGSDPIVGYNVNFDLNFVYDLAEKYHLTVLNNDYVDVYRLARSFYPQERHNRLLDCMHRMNIAENQEHRGLDDCLDTKKVFDEFHKLFKQEHMLRAQEAVKTLDLTSEWPDIVKQTQAFHSPFIHKKVVIAGDLDLDEYELTNVVKNLGGFIQEEVGLDTDYVLVGDHDFFRTDVTELNKARALKKQGQNIRTWSESFFLNVLDNWARS